The segment gaatgggttccagaggtcgtgagttctaGCGTTGATCGGGGTggaaggtggagctccaacaaaagtgaatttctctgtgtgctttatatatatctatatcactCACTATCGGCAGGTacatgtcaatttgagagttattgcaatgtttgtgcttattatatatgtttgtatctatgcaatgtgtatcgttccgatcctctcaaattgtcgtttaattgtattccacctgtatctcaagcgactgtgtagtgcgtggccagcgcgctaggttccgttcgttaTCGAAAAGAAGAtgttttgtcttgcctagatagcCGAGTGGGGAGCGCAGTGgacgctcactgctaggagaatgggttccagaggttgTGAGTTCAAGCTTCGGTCGGGGCGGAAGGTGGAGCTCCAAgaaaagtgaatttctctgtgctttatatatatctatatcattcactatggacaggtacatgttaatttGAGAgatattgcaatgtttgtgcttatcatatatatatatatgtgtgtgtgtgtgtgtgtgtgtgtgtgtgtgtgtgtgtgtgtgtgtgtgtgtgtgtgtgtgtgttggtaTGATGCTTCGTGAACATACTGTAGACAGTACATGTAGTTGGAATTGGTTGGTGTATAGTTCTTATCACATTAGTAGCTCTGAGTCACTTAATTGTCTGTGGTACTATGATATTAGAGACGAAAAGCAGGCTATCCATTTTTTGGAGActtctatttgaaaaaatatcttatttggATAAACCACTTGTTTGGGTACTCGGAGGTATTTTTGGCAGTGTAGGAACGCAAAGAAAATCAGACAGACACTCTAATATTCAGAAGATTTAAATACCAATAGTTATAAATCATCTTAAATTTAATCATCTAAATTTGATCATCTGGGTATCTTTGTTACTAAAGCCtttccagaatatttttaagcaatctttttaaatgttaattttttgatCGTTAaagttttgtgtgttttttttcttccttgtaaaatctttatatgagagagagagagggagagagagagagagagagagagagagacgttcTTTCTTTGCTCGCTCTCTATTGAACGTCCTGTTGTCTCTATGGATTTACTTACCAAGCCCTCAACAGGATCAATCGTCTCGTTTTGTTCGTTTGGATCTGTTAAATATTTGGAAAGATATTAGTTTTTTTATATACCAGTATTCAGAAATTCTTAACGCTGTGAGAaatatattagttttttttatataccagTATTCAGAAATTCTAAACGCTGTGAGAAATATATTAGTTTTTTTATATACCAGTATTCAGAAATTCTAAACGCCGTGAGAAATTCAAGTTGTTTTACCCAGGGATCTAGTACAGCATGTCACAATCTTGCTATTACTGTTTACACCAAAGATTTCCATAATGAAGTCGCTGGCTCTGTTGGAATAACTTTTATTGTGTGGGACTTCGACAAGCACCTTCTTGTGGTTTTTTGCGTCCAAAACGACAACAGCTAACCTCTGACTGGAGGATGTGTGGGTCAGCATTACCACAGAGTTGGTCCACTCATGTACTATGTGCTCCTCAGATTTAATACGCATCGTCCTCAACTTTTCACCCGAGCCGTCTCGGACTTCGATATCATGCATCAGTATTGCTGTCTAAAGAAATAAACACTTCAaatacaagattttaaaattaaaactgaaatgttaaatatattgtttcttttcttACTTTTTATTTTGTCCTTTTGTGTCTGaaataatttgtatatttttatgctttttctttgttttaattacTAACGTAAGCAACAAAAATCGAGATGTAAGTTATTAGGTGcgtaggaaatacatgtatttcgccTTTTcctaattttattaattttatggcGTTGATACCaacattcattcattttagcTACATTTGCACAtgcacattatatatatatatatatatatatatatatatatatatatatatatatatatatatatatatatatatatacacgaacaataaagtaaaatattgtcaaattttcgggacaacccgtcccttcttcaggacaacaaaataaaaactacataagaaagaagaaaaacatctacaaaacttaGGGGCCTAAATGCAGTCCTAAAGAAGAACCTACCAATCCTTTACAGCAATGATAAAATGGTTGAGGTTTTCAAAAACCCCCCGATGGCAGCTTTCAAGCGCCCTAGAAACCTTAAGGACATGGTGGTAAGAACCAAACTAAAGAACCCTGTCCAGTTAGGGTTGTGATCAATGACCAAAACCATCATGTCCTCCCATTTGTGATcatctaaattaaaatgttccccgacgggttctttaattttcttagttttgatggTGGAACGATGATTATTGATGCGCCTGCGGAGGTCTCCTGTTTCCCCTACGTATTgtttctgacaaaatttacaattgatgaGATATACACAATTGTCCGTACGACAAGAAGTATTTGCGAAAATTTTGTAAGTACGGCCAGTAATGGGGCTAGAGAAGTCGTCTGCATCAGAGATGTGTTTGCACAACAGACATCTGGTGTCAGAACAAGTTCTAAAGCCACCATTAGGCAGAGGGTTCTTTAGTTTGGTTCTTACCACCATGTCCGTAAGGTTTCTAGGGCGCTTGAAAGCTGCCATCGGGGGGTTTTTGAAAACCTCAACCATTTTATCATTGCTGTAAAGGATTGGTAGGTTCTTCTTTAGGACTGCATTTAGGCCCCtaagttttgtagatgtttttcttctttcttatgtagtttttattttgttgtcctgaagaagggacgggttgtcccgaaaatttgacaatattttactttattgttcgtgtcgttggttatttttagtgcttttttatatctcaACTTATAACCTTGTATctttatcttatatatatatatatatatatatatatatatatatatatatatatatatatatatatatatatatatatatatatatatagatttatatagatatagatatatatatatatagatagatatatatatatatatatagatatatatagatatatatatatatatatatatatagatatatatatatatatatatatatatatatatatatatatatatatatatatatatatatatataaataatcaaaaaagaaaaagaaaatgaacagttccaaagtttctattcactagcgctttctggatttacatccttcttcaggtgaacgtACATAAGTTATGTacgttcacctgaagaaggatgtaaatccagaaagcgctagtgaatagaaactttggaactgttcattttctttttcttgtttgattatttatactgtgtgatatcacctttcactcattttggattttatatttatatatatatatatatatatatatatatatatatatatatatatatatatatatagtgggTATGCAGGAGTCATTACTAGAATGTAACACGGTTTTATCAGAACAATCGGTACATGGTATAATGCACACTGTTGTAATTTTGCACGAGAACATGTATAGTATATCTATATGTTTTACGTTACATATTTGCTGTACCTCTTAGTTATAATCATGCTTACTCAAATGCTCAACCAGTACAGTGGTTTTTATTGATTCTAAAACATGTTGTTAGCGTTTACGATTCTATTAATTTGGTTTCATGGAATGCATTGATACATTATTGTTTTAGATTTTGATTAGTTAATAAACGTACTTTAtttaatttcagttttatgATCTTTTAATATCATTGTTTTATAGATCTTTTGAATGTTAAAAGATGATTTGTAATTTCAAATTGATAATGTGTTATAAATCGTACGGCCCTAATATGCTTCCATACCTGCGAAATCTATTAATGTCGACTAAAAATCATGTTATCACTGTCCCCAAcaaatgtcaacaaaatattctatttgtaaatatatgtagaCCAATCACAAAATAAACATCGATTATTAGTAAatattgatatgtatttataaattaaacagtTGTCGTCCACAGACTTTGTTCTGCAGATCATTATCCGTTGGGGGTGATGACTAAATTAAATAGTCAACAATCTACTGATGTTAGATATGTTTCTCTTCATAAATAGGTAGGTGGTATAATTCTTTTCATCGAGAAATTCTTGTATATAACGTAAGGTGCCCGTGTTCAATTTTACAATTCTTATCAAAATACAAACTACATACTCACCATGATGTTGATAGATCAAACTACTCGCAATCAACTAGTTTGTGAAAACCTGAGGacaatcatttatataaaaaattttatctgtaaattttgtaaatccAATGGATTTAGTGATAGGCTCACTTCTATACAAAGAATGGAAACCGAAAGAAAAAGAATTCGCTTCATTTTGTATGTACTTACATTTTGACTCATTTAATCAATAGTAGGTATAACAAAACACGACAATCGTTGAATGCAAACCAGGTAACCCGATGTATTTTCTGAAATGGGTTGACCTAAATCCGAGTTCAAGGAATAGTATTTGGAATATATAAACCATTACTACTATGTTTAGTATCTTGTTGGTGGTATATTTCAtgtattgaaaatttaacatctagttattttttcccttttaaatTCCTTCTTTAATTTCGACGAGTCGCTCATTTCAGGATTGGATTGGTAAGTAGAAACTAAAACCATACTTTACACTGAGATATAACCCTACAAATAAATAATGGACATTTGTaggtttgttgttgttgttgtttgttgttgggtttttttcttgtttttttttttcttttctttttttgtgattttgtttgggtttttttttgggggggggggggggtggaggggggtgttcatttaatgaaataattcttgttataattaaatataacaacattcaaTTGATGTGCTGAATGGTTTCAGGTGCACATATTACATTAACTCACAGGTGTTGGCAGGTCACACAGTGACGAGTCGTTATCcacaatgatttttaatttatacaatttttcacTGAATGACATGTAATAAATAGGCTACCCGTTACGATCACACAACAGACACAGTTGACGCATTGGTTTCGCATCATAATAATTTGGTGTTACAACCCATTCCAAAGATTCGTTCATAATTTAGTGTTCAATGTACGGATCACATTGCTTCTAAATGTATAgctttattttgtaaatgatttacaaaacatcgaaatattttaacaaatttatagaTTCAGGTTACAAACGCTACagctttcattttttctttgtccAATGAAAGACTTTTTTCTAGAATAACCCGTTGAATAACAAAACGTAAAATACGCAGCTTTGTCTGATAGCAGTTCACCAATATCAATGTTTTCTGTGTAAAATACTTCAATGTTTACTGCCAAGTTTGTAAAAAAGCCATTTTGCCACATATTGTAGTAGAGGAAAGGATTCCCCCTGCTCTTTAAGGGAATCAAATTTTCGCTGCAAAACTTATCCGAATAACTGTTTGCCTTGGTAACTACAAGAGTTATATGGTGATTCGTATAATGACAAAAAAAGTCTGCAAAATACAAATTGTTGCTtgggttaagaaaaaatgaCGCCCCCACGTGCAATCTTTGGTTTCCAAAAGGGGAGCACGGGGGCACAACCGTGCGTCTATTTGGAGTCGTTTTGAGAAGAGCGCTGAAGAAAAGGCCCTCAATGGCCCTATTCAGCGGCGAGGCCTGGTCCCCGCCGTCATTTTTCATGTATTTGGTCATTATTCCACCATTCTGAGAACGAATTTTGTCGAAGTACTGATGTGGTTTGTTCCTGAACAAGAAATGGATGCGGCGGTGTAGAGATCGATCGTTGCAAAATTCAATCGCTCGTTTATACAACAACCTCAGGTGACTCTTGTCCATGGCTTAAACAACATCAAACATAATCATTTTAATGCATGCATTgcatataaaacatataaaacaaaacataatccaaatgtacttgtatatacatcGTCATATACCTGCTTGGAATTTTAAGGGTGGATAAGCATCAAGAGTGTATCTACCAGGACCATCACAGCTTCCACAAAATACGTTTATTTCATACTCTTTGGCTGGCTTCAATGGAAAAGGGATCTTATATCTAGTTGTGCCGTTCGCACACTGGAAGATATGTTTTTCGTCGGTTGAAACCTCCTTCAGGAATATGAATTTGTAAAATGAGTGTCTGATAAACATTGGCAGTCTGACCTCGTATCTTGCTTGTGAAATGTGTTTGCGGGTCAGTTGAGACTGCAAGTTCTGTAAATCAAATTGAGTTATTTGGTGTACAGTGTATATTCAACTGTATCTGTTGAATGATTAAA is part of the Magallana gigas chromosome 3, xbMagGiga1.1, whole genome shotgun sequence genome and harbors:
- the LOC105346549 gene encoding phytanoyl-CoA hydroxylase-interacting protein isoform X1; this translates as MTKILMHEIEVRSSGSEKIDVPVKFDEHKVKECASSVIMLTHKSSSLKLAVLLDTRAHQRALVVIPGNRGTSRRVSDFYMEIYGINSNGKVVIYDTKSLADSDQQNEGMDSRQITNLQSQLTRKHISQARYEVRLPMFIRHSFYKFIFLKEVSTDEKHIFQCANGTTRYKIPFPLKPAKEYEINVFCGSCDGPGRYTLDAYPPLKFQAAMDKSHLRLLYKRAIEFCNDRSLHRRIHFLFRNKPHQYFDKIRSQNGGIMTKYMKNDGGDQASPLNRAIEGLFFSALLKTTPNRRTVVPPCSPFGNQRLHVGASFFLNPSNNLYFADFFCHYTNHHITLVVTKANSYSDKFCSENLIPLKSRGNPFLYYNMWQNGFFTNLAVNIEVFYTENIDIGELLSDKAAYFTFCYSTGYSRKKSFIGQRKNESCSVCNLNL
- the LOC105333758 gene encoding uncharacterized protein isoform X3 encodes the protein MTAILMHDIEVRDGSGEKLRTMRIKSEEHIVHEWTNSVVMLTHTSSSQRLAVVVLDAKNHKKVLVEVPHNKSYSNRASDFIMEIFGVNSNSKIVTCCTRSLDPNEQNETIDPVEGLNQLQLSRRHISKAKYEIRFSSSDGTKFIFLTESETDEKHFFQCASGTTKYEIPFPLKPTKEYEINVFRGECLDPGRFTLSEHGSLKFQAGTNHTSTLIKFVLKIVEK
- the LOC105346549 gene encoding phytanoyl-CoA hydroxylase-interacting protein isoform X2 is translated as MTKILMHEIEVRSSGSEKIDVPVKFDEHKVKECASSVIMLTHKSSSLKLAVLLDTRAHQRALVVIPGNRGTSRRVSDFYMEIYGINSNGKVVIYDTKSLDSDQQNEGMDSRQITNLQSQLTRKHISQARYEVRLPMFIRHSFYKFIFLKEVSTDEKHIFQCANGTTRYKIPFPLKPAKEYEINVFCGSCDGPGRYTLDAYPPLKFQAAMDKSHLRLLYKRAIEFCNDRSLHRRIHFLFRNKPHQYFDKIRSQNGGIMTKYMKNDGGDQASPLNRAIEGLFFSALLKTTPNRRTVVPPCSPFGNQRLHVGASFFLNPSNNLYFADFFCHYTNHHITLVVTKANSYSDKFCSENLIPLKSRGNPFLYYNMWQNGFFTNLAVNIEVFYTENIDIGELLSDKAAYFTFCYSTGYSRKKSFIGQRKNESCSVCNLNL